Proteins from a single region of Sinorhizobium alkalisoli:
- the lptG gene encoding LPS export ABC transporter permease LptG, with translation MILNTLGRYFFRRYVVTTFWFLIGIFTLIFIIDFSELATRMSNLPHYSVAGALVMTTFRIPMILQQTIPFVALFAAMAALISLNRRYELVVTRAAGISVWQFLRPFVLGSFLFGVLAVIALNPLAAWGAKRAEALEAEWGSSRAAQTNSIPWLRQIYEGTDTIIGARSVQNGGTELINVTVIHFDPQGTIILRQDAKSAKLEDGYWLLNGVTETGNGQLPRRLETARLRTNLKPEFVQERLAKADSIQFFDLPRKIEIARSFGFSTKGMETQLHSLLSLPLLLVAMTLIAACVSLKFSRFNQSRAVILGGILSGFVLYVVTVLVKAFGSSGIVPPFVAAWLPVVVAMALGSTILLHQEDG, from the coding sequence ATGATTCTCAACACGCTCGGCCGCTATTTCTTCAGGCGTTACGTCGTTACGACGTTCTGGTTCCTGATCGGGATCTTCACGCTGATTTTTATCATCGACTTCAGCGAACTCGCCACCCGCATGTCCAACCTGCCACATTATTCGGTCGCCGGTGCGCTGGTGATGACGACATTCCGCATTCCGATGATTCTGCAGCAGACCATTCCCTTCGTCGCGCTATTTGCTGCGATGGCGGCGCTGATTTCGCTCAACCGGCGTTACGAGCTGGTCGTCACCCGGGCGGCAGGCATTTCCGTGTGGCAGTTCCTGAGGCCATTCGTGCTCGGCTCGTTTCTGTTCGGCGTGCTGGCCGTGATCGCGCTCAACCCGCTTGCCGCCTGGGGCGCTAAGAGAGCCGAGGCGCTGGAGGCCGAATGGGGGTCGTCCCGCGCGGCACAAACGAACTCGATTCCGTGGCTGAGGCAGATCTATGAAGGTACCGACACGATCATCGGCGCCCGGTCCGTCCAGAACGGCGGCACGGAGCTCATAAACGTCACCGTCATCCACTTTGATCCACAGGGAACGATCATTCTCAGGCAGGATGCGAAGTCGGCGAAACTCGAAGACGGTTACTGGCTTCTTAACGGCGTCACCGAAACCGGGAATGGGCAGTTGCCCCGGCGTTTGGAAACAGCACGACTTCGTACCAATCTGAAACCGGAATTCGTACAGGAACGCCTCGCAAAGGCTGATTCCATTCAGTTTTTCGACCTTCCGCGAAAGATTGAGATCGCTCGTTCCTTTGGATTTTCGACGAAAGGCATGGAGACGCAGCTTCACTCGCTTTTGTCCCTGCCGCTGCTTCTCGTTGCGATGACGCTGATCGCCGCATGCGTGTCCCTGAAATTTAGCCGGTTCAACCAATCTCGCGCGGTGATTCTCGGTGGAATCCTCTCAGGCTTCGTGCTTTATGTCGTCACCGTGCTTGTAAAAGCATTCGGGAGCAGCGGTATTGTGCCTCCGTTCGTTGCAGCCTGGTTGCCAGTTGTTGTAGCGATGGCGCTGGGCTCGACGATTCTGTTGCATCAGGAGGATGGCTAG
- the lptF gene encoding LPS export ABC transporter permease LptF: MKLIERYIFRRAAIMFLATLLPLLGIVWTTQALANVNLVTDSGQSVLAFLKLATLILPSVVPIILPFALVIGVTQTLSAMNSDSELTVLSAAGSSRMSIIRPVLYLAAGLSVLSFAIDNFVEPYSRVAVRKMIATAHADLLSSVVQENSFRKITDGLYVQVGARRSGGVLHGIFVADSRNPNFELVYYAREGAVDEKSSALVMKDGEVHRKLPEGGVSVIKFDSYAFDLTDMTKSAGEANIRPKDRDLFYLLKPDPEDPALKRTPLVFTAELHRRFTEWSYPLLFGLIALVISSDARSHREARVHPTISAVGAALIIRWMTFYAANSAEDSVWFVPLMYLVPLMTGALAIRQLASNRRLYIPTSWHDKLSDLIARIRHSRAGADAGQAS, encoded by the coding sequence ATGAAGCTGATCGAACGCTACATTTTCCGGCGCGCGGCGATCATGTTCCTCGCAACGCTCCTGCCGCTGCTCGGAATCGTCTGGACCACGCAAGCGCTTGCCAATGTCAATCTCGTGACCGACAGCGGCCAGTCGGTGCTGGCCTTTCTGAAGCTCGCGACGCTGATCCTGCCGTCTGTCGTCCCGATCATCCTGCCCTTCGCGCTCGTGATCGGCGTGACGCAGACGCTGAGTGCGATGAACAGCGATTCGGAGCTGACCGTGCTCAGCGCCGCCGGCAGCTCGCGCATGTCGATCATCCGGCCGGTGCTCTATCTCGCGGCCGGGCTGAGTGTCCTTTCCTTTGCCATCGACAACTTCGTCGAGCCCTATTCGCGCGTCGCCGTCCGCAAGATGATCGCGACCGCGCATGCCGACCTGCTGTCGTCCGTGGTACAGGAGAATTCCTTCCGCAAGATCACGGACGGGCTCTACGTCCAGGTAGGCGCCCGGCGCAGCGGCGGTGTGCTGCACGGCATCTTCGTCGCCGATTCACGCAATCCGAATTTCGAACTCGTCTATTACGCACGCGAGGGCGCGGTGGACGAGAAGAGCTCGGCGCTGGTGATGAAGGATGGCGAGGTTCACCGCAAACTGCCGGAGGGCGGCGTATCGGTGATCAAGTTCGACTCCTACGCCTTCGACCTCACGGACATGACGAAGTCGGCGGGCGAGGCGAACATCCGGCCCAAGGACCGCGACCTATTCTATCTTCTGAAACCGGACCCGGAAGATCCTGCCTTGAAGAGGACCCCGCTTGTCTTCACCGCGGAACTCCACCGGCGCTTCACCGAATGGAGCTACCCCCTTCTTTTCGGCCTGATCGCGCTCGTCATCAGCAGCGATGCCCGCTCCCATCGCGAAGCCCGGGTGCATCCGACGATCAGCGCGGTCGGGGCCGCCCTGATCATCCGCTGGATGACCTTCTATGCGGCCAACAGTGCGGAAGATTCCGTCTGGTTCGTGCCGCTCATGTATCTCGTCCCACTCATGACCGGCGCACTGGCCATCCGCCAGCTCGCAAGCAATCGCCGACTGTACATACCGACATCGTGGCACGACAAGCTCTCCGACCTAATAGCCCGGATCCGGCACTCGCGGGCCGGCGCTGACGCGGGGCAGGCATCATGA